ATCTGTAGAAGTTGCAATTCCTATTGTTAAATGGTTGGGCCACATTATTTATCGGCTTGTTTCTGTTGATTTTTTGAAGATATAATGATGGTTTTGTTAATTTGCTTTGGTCGCTGAGGTTGTTTTGAGTTAATTTCTCAAGTGTAGATTATATGTGATGAATGTAGGATCAATGAAAGCAAAATGGGGAGTATCCTCTTCCGATGTGCTTTATCATTTCGGCACCAGTGGAATGTCTGTTGCTACTGCAACCGTAACTACTCATCCTTTAGGTTATttctttctctatttcttctcCTCTTCTTAATATGTATGCGGATGATATTTGGCTCCTGTTATTTTTCACATTAAAGAGTAGAATTGTTGAGAATTGGTTTACAATCGGTTTAATGTCTCCTAGCTTAGGTGAGTGTTTGTGATAAGTGTAACTACGTGCTTTTGATGAGTAGGTTGATAATCTGGTTCTTTACTCACAGCATTTAAGCAGTCACTGCAATTTTGATATGGATGTCAGTTACTTCAATTTAAGGCAGATGAGATTGGTGAATTACCAAAGCCAATTGATAGCTCTTGTGTGTAGAACTGTAGATTGGTCCTAAATCGATATTTGATTGGCTGTCAATTAGCTCGTCAATTCTAAGTTGTTGttttccccccttttttttaaattttatttctatctttTGGGGAATAAGTGATTTAGTGTATGTTGAAATACAGATGTTCTCAAGGTTAGGCTGCAAATGCAACTAGTCGGCCAAAGAGGTCCGTTGACTGGCATGGTATGACTTTTTAATAGAAGACGCTTCTTAGTTAGTTATACCAGTGCTGATGAAGGATTTGAGGATAATCTTTTCTGTTTCATGGTTTGGTGTAGGGACAAATTTCTATGCAAGTAGTCAAAAGTGAAGGACTCAAGGCCTTGTATCTGGGATTGACACCTGCTTTAATGAGGTCAGTTCTTTATGGAGGTCTCCGTTTAGGCTTATACGAACCTTCAAAATATGTGTGTGAATTGGCTTTTGAGTCCCACAATGTCTTGATGAAGATTGCATCTGGAGCATTCTCTGGCGCTGTTGCAACAGCACTTACCAATCCAGTGGAAGTGTTGAAGGTATTGGGCGTAACGGATCTCCAACTCCCTCTAGAAAAGTCCAGCTAACTCTCTTTGTTCTTAGGTACGGTTGCAGATGAGAGGAACACACACTCGTGGGCCAATCCAGGAACTGCAACAAATTGCTTCAGAAGAGGGCATTGCAGCCCTATGGAAGGGGCTTGGTCCTGCAATGACCAGAGCTGCTGCATTGACTGCATCACAGCTGGCAACGTATGATGAATCCAAGCAGGTGAACCACCCTTTGTCACAGTAATACTAATCTTTcattgttttagtttattctctTGCTTAGAGGCAATCTCTCACGTTTTGATTTTGTCATCCCGCTTTTCAGATGTTGATGAAATGGACTTCTCTTCAGGAAGGATTTTATCTGCATCTCACGTAACTTGACTTCCCTTTGTACATTTTAATAGTTTGTGCTTCTTTTACTCTACTGTGGAACTTGGAAGCTTCCTTAGCTGGGTTAGGCAGTGGATGGTCTTGAATAACGTATGATCTTAATTAAAGTGTGAGATATGCTGAAAATATATTCCGTTCTATCTATCAAGTCATTGCTACTCCAGAATTCTTGCTTCCTGGACTGATTGACACATACGTATTGATACTAGTACACATGGAAAGAAGACTATAAGTTTGAAATACTTAAGAAACTGCTGGAACCTTCAAGGAAAATGGTGCCCTGTTATCCATATTTAGTTGTCCACCCTTATGTAACGAATAAGGATAATTTATTTGCGtttcttcatttcttgctTACGTGATTTGCAATCAAATCTCTTTACATGTAAATTGCAAATTTCCACCTGAAATTAGCAAGGTATCACAATTTTGcatcaattaaataagtagTTGTGTAGAATAATGAAGCAACAGAGAAGGATGAATAAGTTGATTAGCTTGGAGCTGAAAAGCTTGATGAAATTCCTTAAGTTGCATAGTTAGTTGTTGGTTAGTCATACCTAAATGtagaaaaaattcaattgatATTGAGGTAGAAAAAAACTAGTGATTTGGCTGTGATTTATTTAACTTATGGTAGTCGCATATGCTTCAATTCTAAAGCAACAAGGTCAATCATGTGTTGTATGAGTATAAATCATTTTCTGTTTCTAAATTCTTATTCTGTAACTTGTCAATTAATATAGTGCAAGTACTATAGCTGGCACTGTGAGCACCATCATGACTGCACCGATTGATATGGTTAAAACAAGACTTATGCTGCAACGACAATCTCAAAGTGCTGGAAGCTATAAAAATGGCCTCCACTGTGCCTACCAGGTTGTTGGCCTATTCCTTGCTTCTCATTTGGCCTAAAATTGAGTACATTTAGGGTTACCATGTTCTTTAAGTAATTGCCACTCTCTAATCATTCAGCTTTGAGCACCTATTCCAAATGATTCGATAGTCGTCCTTTTGTTTGAACATGCATAATGAGAAGTCTGATAAGAAAGCTGTGTTTATGATTTGGAACAAGTTGCATTTCttgtcaaaaaaaattgttaatgcTTGCATGTGATCGTATTATTGTATCTACTGGACCAGCAACACAAAAGTAAAGGGGTTTTTAAAGCCATTATACTCATCTGATATCCATTTTTGTGTACGGTTCCAGGTTCTGCAAACAGAAGGTCCTCGTGGTCTTTACAAAGGGTGAGCACCGCTCGTTGTTAATTTCACAAGCATTACTCTCGAACTGGTTGATTACCTAACTAACCATCCGTCATTGGAAATCAACTAGGGGCTTTGCGATGTTTGCAAGACTGGGCCCGCAAACAACCATTACCTTCATAGTCTGCGAGCAGCTGCGCGGACTTGCAGGCCTCAATGCGCTCTAACACATGATTCAATAACTGAAGATGGATATACATTTTTGAGGTATAATAAGTCACCCCAACCTGTGTCTGGAATTGgtatattgttttataaaatgtgataaatCTTTCCTTGATTGGTGCTACTTGTAGTTAGGGGGACAGTCTGTATATGGGGTATTATCTGATTGTGGGACCATTTTTAGGCGTGTTGTTGTATTCATTGTAACGATGGTgaaaatgactatttttcgaggtaaaaatgataaaatgccAAATGGTGTTTGTTTCTCCCTCTCACCTGAACatcaacatttttattttttacaattcaAGTTGAACTGGCTCTACATTAAATTGTGTACTTCCACTTAGGttctgtttttatttgatagaAGTCGATAGTAGTATTAATCAGCAAACAAAATATGAGATCTTAAAAACATCAGTATcgtaatttaaaaacaaattgcataagttgttgatttgtgtgtgaaaaaaatggaagTGGACAGTGGATAAAGTGGAATTTAACGTTAAATATTGCCAAGTAAGAATAGAGACAATATAATGTCGGATGGCCTGGAAATTgctgcatttttgttattttctttattggcGGAGACTTGGCGGGACAGTTGGCAACATTTATATTCGCCCTCTATTTCTTGTCTAATTACTATTctgccactctctctctttctctctctccttttccACGCTACTTTTGTCCTCATTTATGCTTATCCTATTCCCCTATTTTTACCTAATTTATTGGTCAACATACAACAACACATATCACGATCCaataatacatttatttaattcagaGGTCTCGGATTTAAAACTTACTAAATAATTGGgctgtttgattttattttttttatcttgcgAGTATCATTAAGAGATTATCTAGATCCACAAGTCATACTTAATACTCCGTATTATTATtgttcaatttaaaaatatctcgGCTAAAGGTTTACTATATACGATGCTAAAATTTGACCAAGATAATTTTTAACATCTAAAgttgttgttatattttacataatcAAACAAGCAGCAGATATTTAGTCAAAGTGTTGGCGCCTAAAGTTGTggtgtttttatatataggacatgattaattgattttgaCACAATGTCATATTCCAAATGTCTCCCTATTGAAATGACTgcattctcatttttttaacttttaagcaACTCACAAAAATAGTGTTGAACcttattattcatttcatcCTAATTGGCTGAATTTCATTTGATCGCGACGCTAAAATGATGATGTTCAAGATATAGTTTGAACATAGAAATAGACTCACGCGTCACTTCTTTCACTTAACTGTAACCTTTTTAACTCATCCATCAACCTAGGATCATTTGACTCCATTTATATTCTCCAATATACGGagtaatatttactatttcaaaatcaatttaacATTGAAGgatatgaaaaagtaaaataagaaataaagtacATACAATTCGGAAGACGCATTGAATTCAATGATTATTATTCTCAAAACATTCAAGTTCAGACTCCAGAGTAAGAATATAGTAGAAATTAGAGATCGCTAAAGAAAGTATATTTAAAACTTATTACTACTATGATTTAAATGCATATTCAATAACTTCTCCCCATATTAGAtccaatttataaataatttcttatcacttttttaaaaaggaaatttatCGTTAAACAGTAGAAGGATAACATCTACTGTATTACGTATGTCCATGAGGAGAAAAAATTCCCTAGTCAAGGAATACCAAGGTGGCAATCCTATTTGGTACTTATGTTACACCCATAAACTTttgacaaatgaaaatgtatataaccccaaattccaactagatatataaattttgaaacaatctaaatataaatgtaCACCATTTATTATATAGAAAGTTTAtgcatattctatatataaacactaaataatactaacgatcacttttttttaatagtagctttagtttataaaattttaaatttaattgcttTATCATGCTATAATCatttgtcttattttatttatgaaattttttcatgctatattaaatataatataataaaattaatttctagaTCATATTAATAAGATTAGTTTTTTAGattatcttattattattaatttttttataatttaacaaaatgtataatattCATACAGTTAATGTCTAGCTATAAATTacgtatttaatttaatttatacactACATAATCAtttgtattattaatttaatttatatagagtagtatttaatgtcaacaaatttGAAGTTATAGTTGCCCTTTTTATTTGtctacattttttatagttataaagaagaaaaaaagtaatctcctaaaactcttaaaatgagtgatgtgattaattttgtactatattaatttacgAGTAAGATGACTTAGcgaaaaaacaattttatattattaaaaaaatgaaatgatggaCCTATATGTATAGTGTATTTATTATATGCACAAACTTTCCGTATAATAAATggtgtatatttatatttagagTGTTTCCATAATCTAATATATCTAATTGGAATTGGGGTTATACATGTTTCCATTTGtcaaaaatttattagtgTGACGTACCAAATAGAATTGCCATTTTGGTGTTCCTTGACTAGTGAATTTTTTCTCGTCCATGAGTCTCAAACTAACTTTCATTCCTAAAATGATTTTACTTAGATGGCTTGACAATTGACATCTTTCAAATAGAATAGAAGAAGATGCCAAAAAGAGGACATAGATAGATGGTAACAAGCACACTTTGACTTGTCCCATAAATGACAcgatttcttctttctttctatttaatttacaaagcaacattatataaaatttattactgaaaatcaaatgttttacatttaatactccttctATTTCTATCCCCTAATAATTGTCAACTTTAGTttcggcacgaattttaagaaagataaagaaagtgagttgaaaaaattaatggaatatgagtctcatttttatatattaattttataataaaatgtgagttaaatgagttagtagaatgtagaGTCTACCTACGGTAAAGAGTAAAAATGGACTGTTAATGGGGACAGATGAAAATGACAGATGAAATATAGATAGggataaagaaaattatgtgTAATACccttaatattaatatttacgTATATTAACCATAGAACGactatgaattaaattaaagtataattagTCGAAATTTATTAGTGTCAATTTCAAAAGAAGATGTGTATAAATGAAGCCAATCTGGCGGTAGgattttcaaaattccaaCTCACCTAACAAAATCCAAATCCTAATCTTCTGAGTGGGCCAGCAAACAAACGTCGAGGGGCATTTATGTCATTATGCTAGATCTCCATTTCAATTTACAGGCCACCCTCTTCAACCGCTAGAAACCGAAGCGAGTGGCATTACCCCGTAATTAACACTCAACACCGAGGGCAATATCGCTCcattcaattaataataagTAAAATCCACGGAGAAGATCCCAACTTTGCAATCTAGACAATTCcctacattttttatttgttttttttttttttaattttttcacgAGCGAAGACTCGGTGCAGAgcaacaagaaaaaaaaaaaaagaaaaaaaagtatgcACTTGGATCATCATTGAGTAGTTTCGTCGAGGAGAAGTTTTTCGTGCTGttgaggagagagagggagtcaattgagagagagagagagaaagtctTCCCGGCGCGGTGTAATAATGGCGGAGGAGGAGAGCGTGAAGTTGTTCGTAGGTCAAGTGCCGAAGCACATGACGGAATCGCAGCTGCTCGCAATGTTCCAGGAGTTCGCCTTGGTGGACGAAGTCAACATTATCAAGGACAAGGCTACGCGCGCTTCTCGGGGTATATTTGTTTTCTGTTGACTTCTCATTGCATGATTTTGTACGAATTGTTGTGTGATGGATCGCAATGTGTGATTTAGGTATTTTTccgttttgtttgttttttgatttttgggtGATTCGTGGTGTTGAATCCCCTAATTTGTGGCaggatgttgttttgtgataTGTCCGTCGAGAGAGGAAGCGGACAAGGCGATTAGCGAGTGCCATAATAAGAAGACGCTGCCTGGGGTTAGTGTTATTGTCTACTGCCCACCTTGTTTGTCTCTAAATTGCATAATGTTTTATTCCGGTACTCGATTTCACAGTGGGGAAGTGATTAGGCAGAAGGAAATCTGCTTTTAGGAACACCTTCTGCGGCATGAGTTGTTTTTACTTTGCACCCAGAGTTGAAAGGAGCATAAAATTGTTCAATCACAAAATTGATCATGCTTATATCATTAATTCTGATCAAGGAATAATGGAATGAGAAATGGCTCTTGGCATAATGAAGGgattacaatttaattttctgattATGCATACATTAGTTACACTGctagatttaattaaagttataCGACGTGTAGTCACTGTTAAAATTAACTCCTATTTGTGAATATACATTCTCTCAATTGGACTGTTTGTGCTTGTGATGATGTTAGTGAAGAGAATCGGTAGAAATTTCAGGACTTGTCACAGAAATTCTTATGTGAGTTTGTGCACGCAATAGGTTACTTTACCCAGTTCGTCAAGAAGCTTGGGGTTCTATTTTGAGTTTCACATGTAGTCATTAATGTTAATTTGCTCTAATCTAATTTCTCTTGACTTCAACTCAGAAGCAAAAAGACGCATACAATGCAGCCTTTGTATGCCATAGCCTTAATTTTGTTGTCTCcccttttcttttcctatCTCTGACCTCTGATATAAGCCATATGAGACTTTTTGTGCGGCTCCACCTTGTTCACTTTATACATATAGTTTTAGTGAGCTTGCATGTCTTGGTAAATTAGTGAAAAAGATGTTGTCTCCCTGTTCTTCTGTTTAGATGTTAATGTTCAACCAAAAATTGTACGCTCACTAGTCACTAATGGAAGCAGGCAGATACGACATGATATTGAAGAGATTATTTGGCAGGAATATTGAATAGTAAATGTAGGTCGTAAATTGGCTCAAATGGTTGTACAGCTTTATCCCTCATGCATTGCCGAAgctgaaaaggaaaataaatccATTAAATTAACCATCATCTCTTGCGTTATTGGCTAATATTATACAGGCAGTGGGTGGCATTgcattttaaaagaaaagctCAATATGATTATTGATAACCGTTAAGGTCTCTTTtggaagttgattttattttgtaagttaTTCGaatttagtagtatataataacTTCCTAAGCTTGCTCCCTTTATAGTAGATTTATattcaagtaaaaaaaattttgcaGTCAACTATAACTTTATAtcccaattattaaaaattagaataggTACTGGATAGGCATGCCTAACCTTGTGTAAAACTGGATAGGCATGTCTAACCTAGTAACCTTGTGTAAATCAACCATTTCTTTCATGCAAGACCTTTACTTCATATTTGTTGCcatgtgatattttttgttcGATTTCTTATATAAAAGCCACATGTTGTCTGTGTCCATTTCAGGCATCTAGTCCATTGCAAGTGAAGTACGCTGATGGAGAGTTGGAAAGGCTAGGTgtaatataaatttcaatatcgTATTATATGTTTTTCTTATGACGTGTCTTGCCAATTATCCAATAGCTATCTTCCTTTAGTTAGTCCTATGTGTcttctctttttctccttATCTTGGTTTTTCTATTTGCATTTGCATAATTGacttcactttgttttttggCAAAATGTCAGAGCACAAACTCTTTATCGGCATGCTTCCGAAAAATGTTTCTGATGCTGAAGTCTCTGcactattttcaaattatggGACCATAAAAGACTTGCAACTTCTTAGAGGTTATCAGCAAACCAGCAAAGGTAAggccttttgttttatttgccTTCTGCTTGTTTTTATCCTGTTTTTGCATAACTTTATACTTGTACATAGGATTTCTTGGATCTGATTAAATTCTGTCAAACATTCTTGTTGCTCTAGGTTGTGCTTTTCTAAAGTTTGAGACAAAAGAGCAAGCGCTCGCAGCTATTGAAGCCCTCAATGGAAAGCATAAGATTGAGGTGTGGGCCAATTTGGCCGTTACTCTCTGCACTAACGTGCTTGCTTAGTGCGTGAAAGTTATCCATTAAACTGCTCTATGTGTTTCTTCTCTTATCTTTAAGGTTGCACATCTATTTCAACAGGCCTTTTTCTTGATAGACATTTGAGTACTGCAAGATCTTAGTTGTATGCATGTTCTTCTTGCTTTCAGCTCCTCAGCTCCTGTCACATGTGTTTGTCTATACTCACTGGAAATCTAAACTTACACTTGAGACAATGTCATTTATACTTCCAAAGAAAACCTTCATGAAGATGATTTATTTGTAAGTTTGGAGAGACCAGTGCATAGGTTATTTTCAAAAACCATTGCAGATATTTACATCAAATATATCTAAtggaaaaaggaaagtttGTATATACCTTCATGAACTACAAATATTTGCAGTTATGCCTTTGTGAACTCCAAATATCTATATGTTATTTTGCAAAATGTGTTAATTTCAAGTAATCCTTATGACTTAGATCAACTGAGTTGTTTGGTATTAATGGTGTTAGTGTCTGTATAGGGTTCAACTGTTCCATTGGTGGTTAAGTGGGCTGATACAGAAAAGGAAAGACAGGCAAGGAGGGCTCAGAAAGCTCTATCATTGGCATCTAATGTGTCAAATTCAGACTCCAGGCAACATTTGTATGGTGCTTTACCAATGGGTTATATGTCTCCATACAATGGATATGGTTATCAGGTTTGTTAAGTTTACAACCGAAAAAGAATTTGGATATTATAAACAGTATGCCTTAAGGTTTACATACTGAAATTAGTATTGCTAGCTGATGCTGAAGGCACATTTATATTAGATTCTGCTCGCTTTTGTAGACTCCTGGAACTTATGGCCTCATGCACTATCGCCTGCCGCCAATGCAGAATCAGCATGCGTACCACAATCTTATCCCACCATTAAACCAAGGAAATGCTATACGTGGAGTAACACCTGATCTTTCATCGGGAATGCCTCCGAGAAATTTCTCCGTATCACCTAATTATGTGGGATCTGCTTATCCCACTGTACATGGGGTTCAGTATCCCTTAACTTATCATGGAGGAATGATTAGTAACCGCCCACTTGGTGGTCCATCTGGTTCTCTATCACCATCTACTGCAAATAGTCAATCTGCAGCATCTTCAAGTGTCAGCACTAGCTCAGGCGGGCAGAATGAAGGTTGTTGAAATTGTTAGCCTATCAATTTGTGTGTTTATTTGTGAAATACTAAAGGCGTGAGCAATTCTCCTTGAAAGCAGGTCCACCTGGAgctaatttgtttatttaccACATTCCTCAAGAATTTGGCGATGATGAGCTTGCGAGCGCCTTTCAGCGTTTTGGTAGGGTATTGAGTGCCAAAGTTTTTGTCGACAAAGCAACAGGCGTTAGCAAATGTTTTGGTAAGATTACTCCCGAGTTATTACTGAGCTGATTCAATTACACGTGTATAATGTATTTACCATTTTATCGGCTTTTCTCTCCAGGATTCGTTAGTTACGATTCTCCAGTTGCGGCACAGAATGCCATTAACATGATGAATGGCTTTCAGTTAGGTGGTAAGAAATTGAAAGTTCAActtaagagagataataagcAAAACAAGCCTTACTAACAAGGTAAGTTATGGATGAGAGCAAACCTCTCAAGCTTGATGGTCACAGAATTTCTCCAAAAAGGATGCAATTTGAGCGACTGGGGGTGGATGTGAGACGATTCAACAGTTTCATGCAATACTGTCCATCCTTCTGGATTGAAGTTCAAGACACTTGtaattcttcatttatttgtgCCACTGTACTTTAGTCTGTAACATGAATAACAATTAGACATtacatttttagtttattaattgttgttccaagaattatttttttgtaaaatttatgTGAATACCATGAAAAGATTTGATCATTTCTTTCACAAAGTCATTCTTTCCTTAAATATTTGATCCTTTTGGATTCACTTTTCACATTTCTCAAATATACTGAAGTTTGAAACTGTTCTCTCCCAGCTTCTATGATGGTGGGCTATCGCCTCTAAAAGTCTTCTAGATTTTCGATAGGTTCTATAAAAAGCTGCCTCAAGTCGCTCGCCTGAATATCCAGGTGTACTGAAAACttagatgaaattttattccaTCTGTATGTCATCATTAGCATCTGGTGTCGTGATTGGTTTGACTGATCCATCTGTTGTCCATGTTTAATGTGTATGTGCACTGCTTGCTTGTTAAATCACATGTATTTCCTCTTTGCCAGTTTAATATTGAGTAtccaagtttttttttgttcgaCTGCAAGAGCTCAAAAGGTCCTCAGGTGGTGCCTTGTCTCATCCTGTAATGAAGCTCAGTAATGAGACTTTAATCTCTTCCATTATTTATGGATGCATGACTGAAATATGCGTATCTGTTTGCAGATTGCCAGATATGTTTTATAGGATCAAGTGaatatattttcatgattTCATCACAATTTGTGTATTATGCCCATCATGTGCCCATGTATCTATCTGTATCCAGTAACAGCACATCCAGCCCCTGATATTGACAACCACCCAATATTTTATGTGACTATCTGTAATGAAACTTGCTACGTGTTTAATGGACTAGTTTCGTTTTGCCCTATAATGTGTTGCGCATGTCATTGACCAGTTTGCTATTCAGGGCAAGAACTGAAGTACTGAACTAATTTATCGAGCATGTCTTGCTGAGCCATATTAAATTATCAGAGCATGCCTTGCTATTCAGGTAAACAATTTGTACTCTTATAATCTTTCATGGTCACCATTTATGTAACTCTCTAGT
The nucleotide sequence above comes from Salvia hispanica cultivar TCC Black 2014 chromosome 5, UniMelb_Shisp_WGS_1.0, whole genome shotgun sequence. Encoded proteins:
- the LOC125187734 gene encoding mitochondrial substrate carrier family protein ucpB-like, coding for MSNSSSSPGSMKAKWGVSSSDVLYHFGTSGMSVATATVTTHPLDVLKVRLQMQLVGQRGPLTGMGQISMQVVKSEGLKALYLGLTPALMRSVLYGGLRLGLYEPSKYVCELAFESHNVLMKIASGAFSGAVATALTNPVEVLKVRLQMRGTHTRGPIQELQQIASEEGIAALWKGLGPAMTRAAALTASQLATYDESKQMLMKWTSLQEGFYLHLTASTIAGTVSTIMTAPIDMVKTRLMLQRQSQSAGSYKNGLHCAYQVLQTEGPRGLYKGGFAMFARLGPQTTITFIVCEQLRGLAGLNAL
- the LOC125189031 gene encoding RNA-binding protein BRN1; translated protein: MAEEESVKLFVGQVPKHMTESQLLAMFQEFALVDEVNIIKDKATRASRGCCFVICPSREEADKAISECHNKKTLPGASSPLQVKYADGELERLEHKLFIGMLPKNVSDAEVSALFSNYGTIKDLQLLRGYQQTSKGCAFLKFETKEQALAAIEALNGKHKIEGSTVPLVVKWADTEKERQARRAQKALSLASNVSNSDSRQHLYGALPMGYMSPYNGYGYQTPGTYGLMHYRLPPMQNQHAYHNLIPPLNQGNAIRGVTPDLSSGMPPRNFSVSPNYVGSAYPTVHGVQYPLTYHGGMISNRPLGGPSGSLSPSTANSQSAASSSVSTSSGGQNEGPPGANLFIYHIPQEFGDDELASAFQRFGRVLSAKVFVDKATGVSKCFGFVSYDSPVAAQNAINMMNGFQLGGKKLKVQLKRDNKQNKPY